Proteins from a genomic interval of Chryseobacterium indologenes:
- a CDS encoding beta-lactamase family protein, whose protein sequence is MKIPIPSYIAVLLLFVYSIMYAQQPDHKPTREKLDEYFSALTFLNQFNGNIIIAHKGNSIFDKTYNMPAAPEEMKVRKDSRFIIASVSKVFVKYGILKLVEEKKISMDDKLSKFFPDFPNGDKITINHLFHHQSGLPREVKDYEKHQKISGKEVIEMAKKEKLLFEPGTKTLYSNIGFLLLHMIIDKVSANGYLNYIQDQIFTPMKLTRTSEYNDKEKYQNFAQGFGNDEGKIKKAPSVVLDRFETGNYVSTIQDLYLFAKEGFTGKYLQENLIRDLFDENGVLAQAGGRPGYRAYFYKNTKTYYDFVMVSNYSDTPIQSILEDVIKILDGRPYEIPKKNERKAILLSEEYLKKFEGKYVLEADNQQQYILSLKDKRLILTDKEGEVTELFPDSDTTFFYDPASRDGLEFRINTSSGKYELFIISTGLRLKAKRIE, encoded by the coding sequence ATGAAAATTCCAATACCCTCCTATATTGCTGTTTTGCTACTCTTCGTATATTCAATTATGTACGCCCAGCAACCTGATCATAAACCAACCCGTGAGAAACTGGATGAGTATTTTTCGGCCCTTACCTTTCTTAATCAATTTAATGGTAACATTATTATTGCTCATAAAGGAAATTCTATTTTTGATAAGACCTACAATATGCCAGCTGCACCCGAAGAGATGAAGGTTCGTAAAGACAGCCGTTTTATCATTGCTTCCGTATCGAAAGTATTTGTTAAATATGGTATTTTAAAACTTGTCGAGGAAAAGAAAATTTCTATGGATGATAAGCTTTCGAAATTCTTTCCTGACTTTCCAAACGGTGATAAGATTACTATCAACCATTTATTTCATCATCAATCCGGGCTGCCAAGAGAAGTAAAAGATTATGAAAAACATCAGAAAATATCCGGAAAAGAAGTGATAGAAATGGCAAAAAAAGAAAAACTGCTTTTTGAACCGGGAACAAAAACTTTATATTCCAATATCGGATTTCTTTTACTTCATATGATCATAGATAAAGTGTCTGCAAATGGATATCTCAATTATATTCAAGACCAGATATTTACTCCGATGAAGCTTACTCGTACTTCAGAATATAACGACAAGGAAAAATATCAGAATTTTGCGCAGGGCTTCGGTAATGATGAAGGCAAAATCAAAAAAGCACCATCAGTGGTCCTCGACCGATTTGAAACCGGAAATTATGTCTCAACCATCCAAGACCTCTATCTTTTTGCAAAAGAAGGATTTACAGGTAAATATCTGCAGGAAAATCTTATCCGGGATTTGTTTGACGAAAACGGTGTATTGGCACAGGCTGGAGGAAGACCGGGATATCGTGCCTACTTTTATAAAAATACCAAGACTTATTATGATTTTGTAATGGTTAGTAATTATTCGGATACTCCTATTCAGTCTATCCTTGAAGATGTAATAAAAATCCTTGACGGAAGACCATATGAAATCCCAAAAAAAAATGAACGAAAAGCAATTTTGTTATCTGAAGAATATCTAAAAAAATTCGAAGGTAAATATGTACTGGAAGCTGATAATCAACAACAATACATCCTTAGCCTAAAGGACAAAAGACTGATTCTCACAGATAAGGAAGGAGAAGTTACAGAATTGTTTCCGGATTCAGACACCACCTTTTTTTATGACCCGGCTTCCAGGGACGGGCTGGAGTTCAGAATTAATACAAGCTCCGGAAAATACGAACTCTTCATTATATCCACCGGCCTTCGTCTAAAGGCTAAAAGGATAGAATAA
- a CDS encoding DUF308 domain-containing protein, with the protein MANLFQTLTNTVKHWYIPLIFGILFLICGFYVFSVPLATYVTLSIFFSVSFLFSGITEIFFSLQNSKSLQGWGWFLVSGLLTTAIGIYLIAYPQISMSILPFVVGFTLLFRSFQLLGFAFDLKSMRIMSWGNVALASVGGIIFSLLLIFNPVFTGISLVTLTGVSFIFMGIASIMLALDLRKVKNIPGKVSQELREKIRSIQDEIDDLKK; encoded by the coding sequence ATGGCCAATTTATTTCAAACACTTACAAACACGGTTAAACACTGGTACATTCCATTGATCTTTGGAATTCTGTTTCTGATTTGCGGTTTTTATGTCTTCAGTGTACCGCTGGCAACGTATGTCACACTTTCAATATTCTTTAGTGTTTCATTCTTGTTTTCCGGAATTACAGAAATTTTCTTTTCCTTACAAAACAGTAAATCACTACAGGGATGGGGCTGGTTTCTGGTAAGCGGATTATTAACGACAGCAATAGGTATTTATCTCATTGCTTATCCTCAGATTTCTATGTCTATTCTTCCATTTGTAGTAGGATTCACCTTACTTTTCCGCTCTTTTCAATTATTAGGATTTGCTTTTGATCTAAAGAGTATGAGAATCATGAGCTGGGGGAATGTGGCGCTGGCCAGTGTCGGCGGAATTATTTTTTCTTTACTGCTTATATTTAATCCAGTGTTTACAGGTATTTCTTTAGTTACCTTAACCGGAGTTTCCTTTATTTTTATGGGGATTGCCTCTATTATGCTAGCTTTAGATCTAAGAAAGGTTAAAAATATTCCGGGAAAAGTAAGTCAGGAATTGAGAGAAAAGATCAGATCAATACAGGATGAGATTGATGATCTGAAAAAATAA
- a CDS encoding agmatine deiminase family protein — MNKLFTLTFILSFILSMAQTYHFPEESSRHEGTWLQWPHHYQHGETYRNRVEQTWIDMTKALQAGEKVHIIAYNVQEKNRIVSLLEANKVPLMNVDFKIYPTDDVWVRDNGPIFVKDNKGNVVIEDWGFNGWGEKFDFENCDEIPQRIGTDLGIKVINLNEEMVNEGGSVETDGNGVLMACRSSVISQKKGAVRNEGITEKEAGEMFEEYYGVSKVIWLDGVTGLDVTDMHIDGFMKFANRNTMITMKEDDLLDLGLSGKDVHTLYTASNINGKEYKKVYLPATKNKVKTAYGKQLEDKGSYVNYYVANTVVLVPNYGDPNDSVANKIIQEQYPDRKVIGIDVRNLYENGGMVHCVTQQQPAGK, encoded by the coding sequence ATGAACAAATTATTCACACTCACTTTTATACTGAGTTTTATATTAAGTATGGCACAGACCTATCATTTTCCGGAAGAATCTTCACGTCATGAAGGAACCTGGCTGCAATGGCCCCACCATTATCAACATGGGGAAACTTACCGCAACAGAGTAGAACAAACATGGATCGATATGACAAAAGCTTTGCAAGCAGGCGAAAAAGTTCACATCATTGCGTACAATGTACAGGAAAAAAATAGAATTGTTAGTCTTTTGGAAGCCAATAAAGTTCCTCTGATGAATGTTGATTTCAAAATATATCCTACTGATGACGTGTGGGTGCGAGATAACGGACCTATTTTCGTAAAAGACAACAAAGGGAACGTTGTCATTGAAGATTGGGGTTTTAACGGATGGGGAGAAAAATTTGACTTTGAGAATTGTGATGAAATTCCTCAAAGGATAGGAACAGATCTGGGAATAAAAGTCATTAACCTGAATGAAGAAATGGTCAATGAAGGAGGTTCTGTAGAAACAGACGGCAATGGCGTTCTTATGGCATGCAGAAGCTCGGTGATCAGCCAGAAAAAAGGAGCTGTAAGAAATGAGGGAATCACTGAAAAAGAAGCCGGAGAGATGTTCGAAGAATATTATGGCGTTTCCAAGGTAATATGGTTGGACGGTGTGACGGGGCTTGATGTCACGGATATGCACATTGATGGTTTTATGAAGTTTGCCAACCGGAACACAATGATTACCATGAAAGAAGATGATCTTCTTGATCTGGGCTTATCCGGAAAAGATGTCCATACCTTATACACGGCCTCCAATATAAACGGTAAAGAATATAAAAAAGTGTATCTGCCTGCTACTAAAAACAAAGTAAAAACCGCTTACGGCAAGCAGCTTGAGGATAAAGGCTCTTATGTTAATTATTACGTAGCAAACACAGTGGTACTGGTTCCTAATTATGGAGATCCCAATGATTCCGTTGCCAATAAAATTATACAGGAACAGTATCCCGACAGGAAAGTGATAGGAATAGATGTAAGGAATCTTTATGAAAATGGAGGAATGGTACATTGTGTTACCCAACAACAGCCCGCGGGAAAATAG
- a CDS encoding amino acid permease, with amino-acid sequence MSNENKTGQNETLVRGLTNRHIQLIALGGAIGTGLFLGIGPAAVLAGPSVILGYALAGIIAFFIMRQLGEMVVQEPVSGSFSYFAYKYWGNFPGFASGWNYWILYILVSMAELTAIGHYIHFWWPEIPLWVSSLFFFVVINALNLASVKVYGETEFWFSIIKVVAIIAMIVFGVYLLISGTGGEKATITNLWNDGGFFPKGLFNKTEGGYSGLFAAMAMIMFSFGGLELIGITAAEAKNPEKTIPQATNQVIYRILIFYVGALVILFSLSPWRDITEGSSPFVMVFQNLNGLEFSLFGKVIQFNSLIANVLNVIVLTAALSVYNSSVYSNSRMLFGLAQQGNAPKFLKKLNKNSVPINAILVSSCFAGICIIINKLVPEKAFQYLMALVVSTLIINWLMICYTHLKFKKAITKEGIQSKFPSIFYPVSNYICIVFLVLILGLMSITGMEIQVILIPIWIGFLFAMYKLYKPN; translated from the coding sequence ATGAGCAACGAAAATAAAACAGGACAAAACGAGACTTTAGTTAGAGGATTAACAAATCGACATATACAATTAATTGCCCTGGGAGGCGCCATAGGAACAGGACTGTTTCTGGGAATTGGCCCGGCTGCCGTATTGGCCGGACCATCGGTGATTTTAGGGTATGCTTTAGCAGGAATTATTGCCTTTTTTATTATGCGTCAGCTTGGTGAAATGGTAGTTCAGGAACCGGTTTCGGGAAGTTTCAGTTACTTCGCCTACAAATATTGGGGAAATTTTCCTGGCTTTGCCTCCGGATGGAATTATTGGATCCTCTATATTCTGGTAAGTATGGCTGAGCTTACGGCAATCGGGCATTACATCCATTTCTGGTGGCCGGAAATTCCGCTTTGGGTTTCCAGCTTGTTCTTTTTTGTGGTGATCAACGCATTGAATCTTGCTTCCGTTAAAGTATATGGTGAAACTGAATTCTGGTTTTCCATCATCAAAGTAGTCGCTATTATTGCAATGATTGTCTTTGGAGTGTACCTGTTGATCAGTGGGACCGGAGGCGAAAAAGCAACAATTACCAACTTATGGAATGACGGAGGATTTTTTCCGAAAGGATTGTTTAATAAAACAGAAGGCGGATATTCCGGATTGTTTGCAGCAATGGCGATGATCATGTTCTCTTTCGGAGGATTAGAATTGATCGGAATTACGGCTGCCGAAGCAAAAAATCCTGAAAAAACGATTCCTCAGGCTACCAATCAGGTGATTTACAGGATTCTGATTTTCTATGTAGGAGCTTTGGTTATTTTGTTTTCATTAAGTCCGTGGAGAGACATTACCGAAGGTTCAAGTCCGTTTGTGATGGTTTTTCAAAATTTAAACGGATTGGAATTCAGCCTTTTTGGAAAGGTAATCCAGTTTAACTCATTAATAGCCAATGTGCTTAATGTTATTGTTTTAACAGCTGCTTTATCCGTTTACAATAGTAGTGTTTACAGCAACAGCAGAATGCTTTTCGGATTGGCCCAGCAAGGAAATGCACCGAAATTTTTAAAGAAACTGAATAAAAATTCGGTTCCTATCAATGCAATCCTTGTTTCTTCATGTTTTGCGGGTATCTGTATTATCATCAATAAGTTGGTGCCGGAAAAAGCATTTCAGTATCTGATGGCTCTTGTGGTATCTACATTGATTATCAACTGGCTGATGATATGCTATACCCATCTTAAATTTAAAAAAGCCATTACCAAAGAAGGAATTCAATCTAAATTCCCATCCATATTTTACCCTGTTTCCAACTATATCTGTATTGTATTTTTAGTGCTGATTCTGGGACTAATGAGTATCACAGGAATGGAGATTCAGGTGATTCTGATTCCGATATGGATAGGATTTTTATTTGCAATGTATAAGTTATATAAACCCAACTAA